In Bacillus sp. DX3.1, the following proteins share a genomic window:
- a CDS encoding alpha/beta-type small acid-soluble spore protein: MARSTNKLAVPGAESALDQMKYEIAQEFGVQLGADATSRANGSVGGEITKRLVSLAEQQLGGYQK, from the coding sequence ATGGCAAGAAGCACAAACAAATTAGCAGTTCCTGGTGCTGAATCAGCATTAGATCAAATGAAGTATGAAATTGCACAAGAGTTTGGTGTTCAACTTGGAGCAGATGCAACATCTCGCGCTAACGGATCTGTTGGTGGCGAAATTACAAAACGTCTAGTTTCACTAGCTGAACAACAATTAGGCGGTTACCAAAAATAA
- the thiI gene encoding tRNA uracil 4-sulfurtransferase ThiI, whose protein sequence is MMTYEYILVRYGEMTTKGKNRSKFVSTLKDNVKFKLKKFPNIKIDATHDRMYIELNGEDHEAIAERLQDVFGIHKFNLAMKVPSELEEIKKGALAAFLQVKGDVKTFKITVHRSYKRFPMQTMELLPEIGGYILENTEDITVDVHNPDVNVRVEIRSGYSYIMCDERMGAGGLPVGVGGKVMVLLSGGIDSPVAAFLTMKRGVSVEAVHFHSPPFTSERAKQKVIDLAQELTKYCKRVTLHLVPFTEVQKTINKEIPSSYSMTIMRRMMMRITERIAEERNALALTTGESLGQVASQTLDSMHTINEVTNYPVIRPLVTMDKLEIIKIANEIGTYDISIRPYEDCCTVFTPASPTTKPKREKANRFESYYDFTPLIEEAVANTEKMVLQTVEVTEEEQFEDLF, encoded by the coding sequence ATGATGACATATGAATATATTTTAGTTCGTTATGGTGAAATGACGACAAAAGGAAAAAACCGTTCTAAGTTTGTGAGTACGTTAAAAGATAACGTTAAATTTAAATTAAAGAAGTTCCCAAACATCAAAATCGATGCAACACATGACCGTATGTATATCGAGTTAAATGGTGAAGACCATGAGGCAATTGCAGAGAGATTACAAGATGTGTTTGGTATTCATAAGTTTAACTTAGCGATGAAAGTACCGTCAGAATTAGAAGAAATTAAAAAAGGTGCGCTTGCTGCTTTCTTACAAGTCAAAGGCGATGTGAAAACATTTAAAATTACAGTGCACCGTTCTTATAAGCGATTCCCAATGCAAACGATGGAGTTACTTCCGGAGATTGGTGGGTATATTCTAGAAAATACAGAGGACATTACAGTAGATGTTCATAATCCAGATGTGAATGTTCGCGTAGAGATTCGCAGCGGTTATAGCTATATTATGTGTGATGAGCGCATGGGAGCAGGTGGGCTTCCAGTTGGTGTCGGCGGAAAAGTAATGGTGCTACTTTCTGGCGGAATTGATAGCCCAGTAGCTGCATTCTTAACGATGAAACGCGGTGTATCAGTGGAAGCAGTTCACTTCCATAGTCCGCCGTTTACAAGTGAGCGCGCAAAGCAAAAAGTAATTGATTTAGCGCAAGAGCTAACAAAGTATTGTAAACGTGTGACGCTTCACCTTGTTCCGTTTACAGAAGTGCAAAAAACGATTAATAAAGAAATTCCATCTAGTTATTCAATGACGATTATGCGCCGTATGATGATGCGTATTACAGAACGTATTGCAGAAGAGCGTAATGCGCTGGCTTTAACAACTGGGGAAAGTCTTGGACAAGTAGCAAGTCAAACGTTAGATAGTATGCATACAATTAACGAAGTGACAAACTATCCAGTTATCCGTCCACTTGTTACAATGGATAAGTTAGAAATTATTAAAATTGCAAATGAAATTGGAACGTATGACATTTCAATTCGCCCATACGAAGACTGCTGTACAGTATTTACACCAGCAAGTCCGACAACAAAACCAAAGCGTGAAAAAGCAAATCGATTTGAATCGTATTATGACTTTACACCACTTATTGAGGAAGCTGTTGCGAATACAGAAAAAATGGTATTGCAAACAGTAGAAGTGACTGAAGAAGAGCAGTTTGAAGATTTATTCTAA
- a CDS encoding cysteine desulfurase family protein: MIYFDNSATTKPFPEVLQSYVTVAGKYFGNPSSIHSLGGEAERLLTQSRTIAAQLLRVKPSEIIFTSGGTEGNNLAIKGIAMKNRSRGKHVITTNIEHASVFEAYKQLEGLGFEVTYLPVNEHGIVSVEDVKRALREDTILVSVIHVNNETGAIQPVSEIGELLTDYPKVRFHVDHVQGIGKVPLDLYASHIDLCSISGHKFHSVKGTGLLYVRDGVRLDPILSGGQQELRYRSGTENLPGIVAMVKALRMTMEHIGEKTAHLQKLQAELVRFFKEMKDVTINTSLQYAAPHILNVSFVGLKPEVVVHALEEHDVYVSTKSACSSKANEVSRVLVSMGVPYAAAASAIRISLAPENTMEEVTQFEGIIKETLQKLYEVMR, translated from the coding sequence ATGATCTATTTTGATAATAGTGCGACGACGAAACCATTTCCAGAAGTCCTTCAATCTTACGTAACGGTTGCCGGAAAATATTTTGGAAATCCTTCTTCTATTCATTCGCTTGGAGGAGAAGCAGAGCGCTTATTAACGCAATCTCGAACGATTGCAGCACAGCTTCTTCGTGTTAAGCCTTCAGAGATTATCTTTACATCGGGCGGAACGGAAGGAAATAACCTTGCGATTAAAGGAATAGCGATGAAGAATCGTTCTCGTGGCAAACATGTCATTACAACAAATATTGAACACGCGTCTGTGTTTGAAGCATATAAACAATTAGAAGGACTCGGTTTTGAGGTTACCTATTTACCTGTAAATGAGCATGGTATTGTGTCTGTAGAAGATGTGAAACGAGCACTTCGTGAGGATACAATCCTTGTTTCCGTTATTCATGTCAATAACGAAACAGGGGCGATTCAACCTGTTTCTGAAATTGGTGAATTGTTAACCGATTATCCGAAAGTAAGATTCCATGTGGATCATGTACAAGGAATTGGAAAAGTACCGCTTGATCTATATGCTTCTCATATTGATCTTTGTTCAATATCTGGGCATAAATTTCATAGCGTAAAGGGAACTGGACTTCTATATGTACGCGATGGCGTAAGATTAGATCCAATTTTATCAGGTGGTCAGCAAGAGCTTCGTTATCGTTCAGGCACGGAGAACTTACCAGGCATTGTAGCGATGGTAAAGGCACTGCGTATGACAATGGAACATATAGGGGAGAAGACGGCCCATTTACAGAAGTTACAAGCAGAATTGGTACGCTTCTTTAAGGAAATGAAAGACGTAACAATTAATACATCGCTTCAATATGCAGCACCGCATATTTTAAATGTATCATTCGTCGGTTTAAAACCGGAAGTAGTGGTTCATGCTCTAGAAGAACATGATGTATACGTATCAACAAAATCAGCTTGTTCCTCAAAGGCGAATGAAGTGAGCCGTGTGTTAGTATCAATGGGAGTGCCGTATGCTGCTGCAGCAAGTGCCATTCGCATTAGTTTAGCACCGGAGAATACGATGGAAGAAGTAACACAATTCGAAGGCATTATAAAAGAAACGTTGCAAAAATTATATGAAGTGATGAGGTAA